In the genome of Thunnus maccoyii chromosome 15, fThuMac1.1, whole genome shotgun sequence, one region contains:
- the usf2 gene encoding upstream stimulatory factor 2 isoform X2, whose translation MDMLEQSLDSSASHDKQETEEVVQLQEGEAVGTEEQTAVTITGVPQAAFADHNVQYQFRTENSGGQVTYRVVQVTDDQIEATADGTGAVSVVSTAAFAGAPQAVAQAVIQNPFSNGGSPVGETVGGETRFAYFPAATVSDGTATAVSVQATADPTITQAGGQFYVMMSPPEVLQTATPRTIAPRTHTYTAKVDGPRAPRDERRRAQHNEVERRRRDKINNWIVTLSKIIPDCSVDSRTGASKGGILSKACDYIRELRQSNQRLQESYKEVERVEMDNELLRQQIEELKNDNALLRAQLQQHGVEVNGDATPQ comes from the exons ATGGATATGCTGGAGCAGAGTCTGGACAGCTCGGCGAG tcacgacaaacaggaaacagaagaGGTGGTGCAGTTACAGGAAG GAGAAGCGGTGGGGACGGAGGAGCAGACAGCAGTGACCATCACCGGTGTCCCACAAGCTGCGTTCGCTGACCACAATGTGCAGTACCAGTTCCGCACAGAGAACAGTGGAGGACAG GTGACCTATCGTGTGGTTCAAGTGACAGACGATCAAATAGAAGCAACAGCTGACGGGACCGGAGCCGTCAGCGTCGTCTCGACTGCAGCGTTTGCCGGAGCCCCTCAGGCAGTGGCACAG GCTGTCATCCAGAACCCTTTCAGTAACGGGGGCAGTCCTGTCGGGGAGACCGTGGGGGGAGAGACGCGGTTTGCTTATTTCCCTGCCGCCACCGTCAGCGATGGAACAGCCACGGCCGTGTCGGTGCAGGCCACCGCCGACCCAACCATCACACAGGCAGGAG GTCAGTTTTACGTGATGATGAGCCCCCCTGAGGTGCTGCAGACGGCGACCCCTCGTACCATCGCACCGCGCACGCACACCTACACAGC GAAGGTGGATGGTCCACGGGCACCCAGGGATGAGAGGCGAAGAGCACAGCACAATGAAG tggaaagaagaagaagagacaagatTAACAACTGGATTGTCACGCTTTCAAAAATCATCCCTGACTGCAGCGTAGATAGCAGAACTGGAGCG AGTAAAGGAGGCATCCTGTCCAAAGCTTGTGACTACATCAGAGAGCTGCGTCAGAGTAACCAGCGACTGCAGGAGAGTTACAAGGAGGTGGAGCGAGTGGAGATGGACAACGAGCTGCTCAGACAACAG ATTGAGGAGCTAAAAAACGACAATGCACTGCTTCGAGCACAGCTACAGCAGCACGGTGTAGAAGTCAATGGAGATGCGACACCACAGTGA
- the usf2 gene encoding upstream stimulatory factor 2 isoform X1 has protein sequence MDMLEQSLDSSASHDKQETEEVVQLQEGEAVGTEEQTAVTITGVPQAAFADHNVQYQFRTENSGGQVTYRVVQVTDDQIEATADGTGAVSVVSTAAFAGAPQAVAQAVIQNPFSNGGSPVGETVGGETRFAYFPAATVSDGTATAVSVQATADPTITQAGGQFYVMMSPPEVLQTATPRTIAPRTHTYTADLGESEMLQHGSTNWKVDGPRAPRDERRRAQHNEVERRRRDKINNWIVTLSKIIPDCSVDSRTGASKGGILSKACDYIRELRQSNQRLQESYKEVERVEMDNELLRQQIEELKNDNALLRAQLQQHGVEVNGDATPQ, from the exons ATGGATATGCTGGAGCAGAGTCTGGACAGCTCGGCGAG tcacgacaaacaggaaacagaagaGGTGGTGCAGTTACAGGAAG GAGAAGCGGTGGGGACGGAGGAGCAGACAGCAGTGACCATCACCGGTGTCCCACAAGCTGCGTTCGCTGACCACAATGTGCAGTACCAGTTCCGCACAGAGAACAGTGGAGGACAG GTGACCTATCGTGTGGTTCAAGTGACAGACGATCAAATAGAAGCAACAGCTGACGGGACCGGAGCCGTCAGCGTCGTCTCGACTGCAGCGTTTGCCGGAGCCCCTCAGGCAGTGGCACAG GCTGTCATCCAGAACCCTTTCAGTAACGGGGGCAGTCCTGTCGGGGAGACCGTGGGGGGAGAGACGCGGTTTGCTTATTTCCCTGCCGCCACCGTCAGCGATGGAACAGCCACGGCCGTGTCGGTGCAGGCCACCGCCGACCCAACCATCACACAGGCAGGAG GTCAGTTTTACGTGATGATGAGCCCCCCTGAGGTGCTGCAGACGGCGACCCCTCGTACCATCGCACCGCGCACGCACACCTACACAGC AGACCTTGGTGAAAGCGAGATGTTGCAGCATGGCAGTACAAACTG GAAGGTGGATGGTCCACGGGCACCCAGGGATGAGAGGCGAAGAGCACAGCACAATGAAG tggaaagaagaagaagagacaagatTAACAACTGGATTGTCACGCTTTCAAAAATCATCCCTGACTGCAGCGTAGATAGCAGAACTGGAGCG AGTAAAGGAGGCATCCTGTCCAAAGCTTGTGACTACATCAGAGAGCTGCGTCAGAGTAACCAGCGACTGCAGGAGAGTTACAAGGAGGTGGAGCGAGTGGAGATGGACAACGAGCTGCTCAGACAACAG ATTGAGGAGCTAAAAAACGACAATGCACTGCTTCGAGCACAGCTACAGCAGCACGGTGTAGAAGTCAATGGAGATGCGACACCACAGTGA